Genomic segment of Scomber scombrus chromosome 18, fScoSco1.1, whole genome shotgun sequence:
AGATACTTTCATATATTTATGGGCCGCTTTTCTACGTCCTTCCACCATATCTTTAAGATCCCCTCAACTCATGTTTTGGGAGATATAACAAACTCTACttgaataacatttttttctgctcttttttccccacaaaaaagttcaattacctTGTTAAAAGTTTGTAAAATTGCATTTTCACGCTcattgaaaaatacagaatcttttaatgtgcaaatgtttctcattttaaaggtttaacAGCTGGATGCAAGATCTCCTACCTCAGTGAAAAGTTGAGTTTCCACCTTGAACGTTATATAAATTGCACGTTGGACACGATTAACTGGTTGCAAAATCATGCTTGTATGTACACGTCTTAAAACTCAGTTTACACATCATTTTGCACAGTGAATATTAAACATCCAACTGAACTAAGAAGAAGCACGCTTGAGTAGAAGGGGACTTTAAGATATCATTATCAGACTCTTTAACATCATCAGGGCCTCtcgaaacaaaacaaaaaaaatgttttaggtTATTGAGCTCGTGACTAATTTGTTTCCTGAAGCCCTAAAACACTATACagccttattttttttttttagaaaattcTGCCATAGACTTGTTTGGTTGATTTTGCCAAATTTTGAACCTTTTAATGTATCCCAGGCAAATATGTGTAGAGGtagtatttgcatatttttcccTCTTATCTGATACATGAACAAATGACAAGCATCAGGACACAAACAAATGGCAGGCTAAAAGGGattcctggaaaaaaaaactgacagctGCCTTGTTGGCATCATGACAAAAAGCCTATGATGTTAACATGGCAGACAAATGATgaaattacagtttaaaaaacaataaaaaatactttaaaacagTAAGGGGTGATCTTCAATGTTGTACATATTCAAACTTTCAGCAATAAAGGCAAATTTATCTGCTTAGACAAATTTAAATAGTCTCTCACTGTCCTAAATTAAATTCATTCTTAAAACCATGAAAGTTTCTTGGTGATAAAACAAAATAGAGATTATTATAAAAGCAATAGTaccaaaaataatcatttggaTTTGTAGGTGAAATGCTGGATTATTTTTGAAACACTTAAACAAATCTAAAGTTTAGTAGTCTTAAATTTAACTGCACCATATTCCAGTAAACAGTTGAAAACATATTACATCTTTTCTACTTTAAACCTTATTCAAGAGAATATTATATTAAGgagaaaatatttataatttaatttttattaccCAATTTGCTGATCCACTTCCAGTGTATCCTGCACAGGTATCATTGAAACTCTGTCAACAAGGACATGCATTGTTCACTTCTGTcatgaaatattcaaatcagCGTATGGCGACTGCCCTCTTTGGAGACAGTTACATGATGCTCTTGTTGAGATACGTGCAAAACACAAGCCcacataaataaagaaacatttttatttttacacatgacTATACAAAACCACTGCACACTGGTAGTAGATGGAGGAGAGGTTAATATCCAGTATTCCAGATGTGCTGTTAACAAAAAGCCACTTTTAGAAGCAGCACAAGTCATTTTGTCATTAGCTCCtctattataaaaacaaaacaacaaaaactttacAATCTTTACTATTTACAGTATTGAAACATATAATGTGAATGTAAACTGTGAACAAGTCAAACTATCATGAATACTTGAAAGTAATTTCAAATCTGAGAAGCAGGTAGCTGCTGTAGTATTTTCTTGATGTGTCAATGTTTGCTGTGACGTTTCACTTTTTCCTGAGTCTCTTCATGAACGTTACTTCATCTCTGTTCCTGATCCCGTAGCTGAAgatacaaagaaacacacacaagaaaaagtCAAGCTGCACTAATGAGAACGTAATTacagttaaaggtgcagttagTAGAGTTTAGTGGCATCTGGcagaatggacttggcagaaatggacaattatattcttaaatatgttttaatttgtgtataatcTCCTGAAagtaagaatcattgtgttttagaatgagccctttatatctacataggcaGCAGGTTCTCTTCCACAGAGGTCACCATGTTACACCACTATGTTTCTACaatagcccagaatggacaaaccaaatacTGGCTCTAGAGCGAGACGTTTCACAGCTATCGCAGGTTTTCCTACACTCTAGGAGGGGAAAGGGTGGgctgcaacttcaccactagatgccactaaatcttacacactggccCTTTAAATGAAGTGGTTGTTTTATTCACTTACTCTTTGAGCCTCATCTTGTCATCTTCAAGTTTTTCCCCTTGAAACACTAAATTATAAGTTCTCCAAACATATCtcctaaaaagagaaaaggcagaaaacaacaaaaatggaacaagtgatacattttaaaatatttcctttgttgcatttgtgtgtttgtgtgtgtgcgcgtatgtGTTTACCAGCTGATATGTTTCACTCCGCCTTCACGCTGCTGTTTCAGCTCCATGAATCTGCGGATTGCCTTCTTCAGATCTAGTACACTAGCGTTTTGGACCACCACTATGGCTGATAgggacaaacatttttttcaaataatagttaatagaaaataagaagaataatggataatttattcaaataataacaatactattattataattataattataattataattataattattattattattattatgtagaGATTcacaaatgagagaaaatacatgaaaacataGTCAGGATATACAAGCTGCACATTCATTATTGTTTTGAATtctccaaaatgtaaaaaacaaaacacgtgTCCATACTTACGCATTATTTCGCCATCTGCCTTTAAAACCCTCACGGTCATCGCCTGGCCGTACTCCAGAGCTATTTGAGAATTGACTTCCTCCAGAGTTACCTGCAGATAAAGATGATCAGGTTTCAGGAACATTGACAGGACTTTATTAATCTATCAGTTTCAATTCTGACAAAACCTCAAAAGACATGTTCTGTCACCCTCAGCACTCACCTACCTGCCTGGGATCAATAATGATGAAGCTCAGTCATTGGTtgtaaaaaagtttttaaacgTAGTACAGTCAATAAAGCTACTTCTAATGAGTGATCCTCATTAATAACAGCCAGTATAAAACGTTTCATTAAAGCATTTGTTGCTACTTAAAGACACTGAAACTGTTTTTGCTTGCTGTGATcactcctcctgttcatgctAACTATTATAGGATCCCTTCCTGAGCTGCCGCCAGTAGAAGAGATGGAGAATAAAATGCACAGTTATTGCTAgctgcaaaaatatatttcaaagtttatctTAAACTAATGTAAGTCAATCAAATGACATGGGTATCTACaaaagtttctgtttttcttgaggtaatcattcctcctgttcataccatcctttagaagatcccttcatactTCACTTACAATGTAAATCAACAGTCCTCATcctgtgtaaaaatgaattaaaaagttgatctgaagctaatatgaagcttagttggtccaaatgagtcaaatcaattagatatgtatgtatgtttagtgctaaagtccctctttttgtactatacttccaccacagctcaacaggggaACACAAAAAGGGAATTAGAGGCTAAAAAGAACGttaatgtggcagatatccattttgatataaatcaatcaatcaatcaatcaatcaatcaatcaatcaatcaatcaatcaatcaatcaacataaagaaaaggaataaaaacaatgagagaaaaaagcagagaacaaattagaagacaaaaaaaggagacCGATGTATGCGGGCGAAAATACTGATGATGTTTagaaattttaaataaaaaataaaaaaaatagatgaagatagaatgaattaattataattaatacattttaaaaaataagagaaaaaaagtaatcaaaatgaaattaaagagaTAAACTTCAATAAAAGCTAGACCACAACTAggtttaaaaaagattaaaaagacaaaaaaaataatcaaaattatAAGAAGATAAATCTTATAGAATGAACCTCTTTCTgggttcatttgggcacctgactgctgtttttaaGACAGACAGGTAAATAGTCTATCCTTTGAGGACATATAGTGTTTCCTAATTTATATGATGGAAACAACACCTGAATTGGTAGATCACAGAGTAAAGGGTCCTGCACAAGGCGAGCAAGTCCCTCCTCGAAAATATCCAGAATCTCTGAGTGAGGAAGagcctcttcatcttcctcctcctcctcctcctcctcttctgcatCTGGAGCTGTCAAGATCTCCTTCTTCACCTCTTCATCCCTCTCAGTCTGTCCTCCTCCTGACATGTCCTCCTGACTCTGCTCCTCCATCATCAGCTGCTAAAATCAGTCAACTCACAACAGCCTTCTTTATCTAATTTAAGCAGTGAAAAGACTACAAACATTTAGTGAGactcacatttaataaaaaatacccTGAAAAGATTGTTTAGCTGTAAACTGTTTGGCATGAAAGGAGccatgaaataaacaaacagcgTGCACACTATAAATTAACACCGGAAGCAAAACTTTATgtttcctaggatggcgaagtcaCGACCCGCCCTACTGTatctctgattggctagtactcgttCCCTGTTAGTGTGAAGTGGAGTGCGATTGGTTAGAATATCAAGATAAGCTAATCAGACGCAGAGTAGGGCGGGGCATGACTTCGTCATCCTAGGAAAACAAATAGCATACAAGTGTTACATCGTATTTGGTGACCCATCGGATTTTGTGACCTGAGAAGTACTTAGACACGTtactaaattattaatttaaatagagttttaaaagcaaaattattactgttaattaagtatttttaaatgatggtattgatacttttacttaaatcaAAAGATCTGTGAGTACTTCAGGTCAAAAAATCTGACGGGTCACCAAATACGATGTAACACCGGAAGGTAACAGTGCAAATGGTTCCCCAaactcttataatacatccatgatggTTCCCTGTAGTGGAGGTAAATTCAAACACCGCTCTAAAGAATTAGCTTGAACACTCAAATATTTGCTTCGTTCGTCATTATTCAACTGTTTATACTATTTTGAGGTGTTGTATCGTTGAATTTAATATGATCTTATATTTTGTTTCCCATCGAGCTGTAAAAACGGTAGCACCCGCTCTCATCTTCCGCTGTCTGACACATGTGTTAAATTGTTTACATCAGGAGAGATACAactgtttgaaatgtgtaaaatagtGAGCTAACACAGTGTTTCTTGTTTAAAGGTTGTAGCTGTAGACATGTTGCTTTTTTGTCCGACATGCGGAAACGTTTTAATAGTGGAAGAAGGTCAGAAGTGTATGAGGTTTGCTTGTAACACTTGTCCCTATGTACACAACATCACGAGAAAGGTGAGTGATGTCATGTCACGTTAAAGTCTTATTTTTAATGAGTGTAtagtttaacttttttcttttcttttactctgCAGGTAAATAACAGGAAGTATCCCAAGTTAAAAGAGGTGGATGATGTTCTTGGTGGAGCTGCAGCCTGGGAAAACGTGGACTCTACTGCTGGTGAGTGACTAAAAAAATACCTGTCAGGTGCCCAAaggaacactgaaagaggtttttttgttcttcttgctgtaatcacttctgttcatactgagaaTCAGAAGATTTCTTCATCATAATACACTTACATTTatgtgatgggggccaaaatccacagtcctgctTCTGTGCAAAGATATAATGAAGCTTCattcgtccaaatgagtcaaatcaagtagatatctttcatcGTTAGACTTTTTAATGCCAaagtcccttttttttgttactatacttccaccacagctcaacggggaaacacaaagaggcaaTTTGTCGCTTTTAAGTAAAATCACTGTTAATTTTTGTGTGGGATCTCCATAGTGGTTTCTATTAACACCAAAGTaatctgaaaataatgtttatgaAGTTAAAATTCAAATATATGAAAAGCAGTTTGTGCAAATGTGTAAACAAACTCTAGTCATACATTTGAACAACTCAAACATTTGCCACTTAGTGTTTCATACAGTATTTAGATGATATCACCTATATGTTAATGAGGCTGTGTATTTATTAAGGCGGTCTATTTTGCAGTTTAATGtcgactgtatataaaatgctgTAAAAGCTTCTTAATGTAGTGAATAAATTCATAAGACTGTCTTCAGTCATACAGATGAGACAGTAGGTGAATTCCATTGTACTAACATTGTGAGctaaataatatacattttaagaGTTACCGCC
This window contains:
- the snrnp25 gene encoding U11/U12 small nuclear ribonucleoprotein 25 kDa protein — protein: MMEEQSQEDMSGGGQTERDEEVKKEILTAPDAEEEEEEEEEDEEALPHSEILDIFEEGLARLVQDPLLCDLPIQVTLEEVNSQIALEYGQAMTVRVLKADGEIMPIVVVQNASVLDLKKAIRRFMELKQQREGGVKHISWRYVWRTYNLVFQGEKLEDDKMRLKDYGIRNRDEVTFMKRLRKK
- the polr3k gene encoding DNA-directed RNA polymerase III subunit RPC10 produces the protein MLLFCPTCGNVLIVEEGQKCMRFACNTCPYVHNITRKVNNRKYPKLKEVDDVLGGAAAWENVDSTAEKCPKCEHPRAYFMQIQTRSADEPMTTFYKCCNAQCGHRWRD